A segment of the Lolium perenne isolate Kyuss_39 chromosome 3, Kyuss_2.0, whole genome shotgun sequence genome:
TTATCTTCAATATTCCAGTACTGCAAACTCTTTAACATGGCATTATACATCCGGAAACCATTATGCGgcgtttccatcatacaaaatcTGAGTATTCTTTTTTGCATCTTCCAAGTGTTGTCAATGAAATGATAAGTGACACAAAGGAATCCCAACCTCTGATTAGAAGTCCACATATCGGCAGTTAATGAAACTCGAGCACCACAGTTCTTCAAGACATCTCGTAGCAACGCTCTTTGCTCTTTGTATGAATCTAGGCAATCCTCTTTTATTGTTGTTCTTGAAACCATTTTGAACATTGGGTTGAGGCACTTGACAAACTTTATGAAACCACTATACTCTACAATGGAGAATGGTAGTCCATGCTGAACTATCATGTTAGAGAGGGCTCTCCTAGACTCCTTTTGGCTGAAATTCCAATCATCCACCAAAGAGACATGGGGCGATGATGTAGTGGCACGCAATTTTGCAACCATCTCGTGCATGCTACTTCTCGTCAAACATTTCTGTAGATGTCTATGGATGTGGTTAGTTCCAGAAGCCTTCGAGGCAGGAAAGACTTCATTGCAATGTTTGCACTGACCTTCCGCAAGTTTTCCATCTTCATATATAGGAATGAATTCTTTCCAGATACGGGACTTCAGTTTCCGTGGTCGAAACCGGCTGGAGTTAGCCTTAGCACGAggaagatttggagatgggaaatGTACAGTAACGTTTGGTACTGAAGGTGATTCTAATTTCCTCTGTTGTGCTTGAGGGGACATTCCCTTCCTTAGCGACGCCACTCTTGCAAACCTGCCTATTGAAGATCTCAACAATTTTGCTTGAGGTGATATCATCATTTTCTTATTTACTTTCTTTAAGTTACTAGTTCTCTCCAAATTATCATCAGGTCTCTTCCTCTTCAACCTCttcctattcttctcatctctccTCTCTTCCTTTGTTCTTGTTGCATTGTTGGTCGGCAAAGGTATATCTTCTTTGGATTGAAAAACGCGCTCACCAATCTCAACCTTGTGGCAAGGACAACTAAAAGTTGCTCCTGGATAGATCATTTCTCCTTCCTTGAGGTAATATTCATCAATGAAACTTTCATCAATGTCGTAGAGGAGGAGGCGGTTCACTTCGGCGTCGAGGAGAACTGAGCCCTTGTATATGCgtcgaagatgatgtttgcgtaaGCGAACAGAGTAGGAGGCATGCCATTCCGGGGCAACCTCTTCCTCTGCAACATCCAACAGATGGAGTTTTTCCTTGTTGAGCTCCTCTCTCACGTCTTCCTTTGGCTCCTCTGCTACAACAGGCAACTGGGTCTTGTGGGAACTACCCAACTGCTTCTCTTTCTTGACTTGCACAAGTTCACTTCTCTTGTCCTTGTTTTTCCTCAACGGTAGCTTTTTCGAGGCAGTCTCTCCCTCTGCAACACCCTCGCTTGCTGGCTCCTCTCGCATGTCTTCCTTTGCAATAGTGAGCTGACGGATTTGTTCCTTGTCGAGCATTGCACTGACACCCGCGTTTGCTGGCTCCTCTATGTGAACAGGCAACTGGGTCAGGTGGGAACTACCCAACTGCTGCTCTTTCTTGACTTGCACAAGTTCACTTCTTTTGTCATTGTTTTTGTCCTACATACAGAATGGAAAAACTGAATGAGTATATGAGGTTAATTCTATTTCCAATCTGTTACTTACATGTCAAAGATTTACACTCATTAAAATACAAAACCTTCAAATATTACAGATATATACTTTTCAGATTGATGTTCAGTGCTTAGCCTGAACATCATCACCTTCTACGGCTATACAGAGAGTTTCTACAACTAAAAAGTCTGAACTCTAGTGTGGCATACAGAGATATGATTATGTGGAAACACCTTCTCTTGTTAGAAAAAAAGAAGCGAAAAATCCCCAGATATTATCATGGCAAGATCCTAGATTACAAGATATCTTCAGGAAGATAGGGGCTGCCAAAATAAAATGTATACTAATTGGGAAGACACTGGATAACAGTATTTGCAGACATAATTGATGAGCATGGTATGGGTGCATGGTATCATGCAGTATGGTTTGAAACTGTGTATTCACTTGAAGGTTATAATAAAGTAACTACAATTTATTGTCAATAAGCAAACAATTGAGCATGGATTGTGTACAAATATATAATCAATGATTTATCCAGTATCGGATATACAGAAGATTTAGATATAATGTGAGTTAGTAACTTGGCAAAACCTCAGGCTAATTGAGCTTCAGTGCACTACCCCAGGGAAAGGCTAAAAAATGTTTTGCAGAGAGCCCGGAAGAAGATGAATGGCCTAAAATACGTACTCAAGGAGCTTATCATGGAAACTTAATACTGGTTATGCCCAACCAAGTATCATGAGTTAACTTTTTCACTAAAGGTCGACGCACTGGGTACTTGCACGGTTCTACCACTATAGAAGATGCCCGCTTCTTATAGGTAGAGAATCCTAAATGTGTGCTAGCTGTAACCGGCATCAGAAATTTAAAGTACTGTCATTGCAATAGGACACTATCTATTTCATCTGACCAAATAGTGTGAGCTGCATGTTTCTTTCCTTCCTTCTCTCAGTTATTATGTTGTCTTAAAACGTAGCATGTTTAATCTTTTACGGATCCCATAAACCAATCTAGATTTATTTTAATTTAGAGGATGTCAAGTAGACATACCACGAGGCTTTTCAGAAAAGCACCATGTTAGAACTTCTTTAGATTTTACAAAATCAAGCAGCGTGATAGAGACATTCCAATCTGAACTCTACTTCTATTTATCAGGAAACAGCATGAATTAAGTAAAACAATATCAATCCATTTACGCTGTATACATAGAGGTTCACCCAGTAACCAGCTGTATTGCCCTGTTTCTGTATTACTCTGTCTGTCAAAAATAAAAGCAGGCAAAGGCTAAGTAACTTAGTACTGGTTATTCATCATACTCTCTTACAGTACAGCACAGCGTTAGTTAGTATCATAGAGAGGCTAGCTGAATCGCTTCCACAATCTCTTCAATTGCAAGGTATGCATCCAAGCACACATGACAGTTTCTAAATTCAAAGAAGGATTGCTACCTGTCCCGCCGGATTCCTGTCCTCTTGCTCTGAAGAATTCTTGTGCACCTCCTTGTCTGCTAGATTCGTTCCCTCCTCCGCCGGATTCTTGCCCTCCCCCACCTCCGCGCCCATCTCTGATCTCTCCCAGAGGCGGCGACGGCAAGGGAGCCGGAGGCGCAGAAGGAAAGGTGTTGGGCGGATACGAGCGGGGTGCAGGGAGGCGGCGAGCTAGGTGCAGACGTTCACGTGCTGGGAAGAGGGAGCAAGGCGCCGGCCCGACGGCGGCGACCAGCGTGGCGGCGTGCCCTATCTACTCtgcttcctttttttttttgagacaatCTACGTGACTCTGCTTCCTTTGCTACTAGCGATAGCCTTTTTTTTTCTTAGCAGGATGGACGGCCTGGCGGGCCAAATAGACAGAGTCCGTGAGGCCGCCTTGCTTATGTGGCCTAGCCGCTAGGCCGTTTGGGCCTTTTTAGCGGCGCGGACGAAGCGGACGAGCGGACATCCGCCTCCGCCTGCATCgtgagctgaaactgaagtatctaccgcacccgcatccatattatattcagtggttgagcaataatggtgagatgaaggtgagccacatggtgcgtgttgattttgagattggaccgtataaggattccattgattttgatgtggttcctatgacggtgtgtaatctactgttgggccggccatggctctatgaccgttctgtgcaacacaatggccatgccaatacatatcacttggagctcAAGGGCAAGAAGATTAACTTAcaacctatgtcaccacaacaaattgtcaatgaatctcgtcagaaaattgaagtgaatttggaggatgcatctctagataggcgagagaattgtaataccgtgagtgatataacgaaaagtgagagagtgaattccttagtctcattagtcaccaaagaagacatgagggaatttagtgaggatcctacggacatgcctcttgtgcttatgtacaggggtacggttttggtttctaacgacatgacccctcttcctcttggtgtttctaatgttttgcaggaatttggcgacgtgtttccggaagaggtacccgcaggactaccaccattgcgaggtattgagcatcaaatcgactttattcccggagcttcgctacccaatagggcgccatatagaacgaaccccgaagagacgaaggaaatacagaagcaagtacaagcgctactcgacaaaggttatatccgcataagccttagtccttgtgttgttcctattattctagttcctaagaaatatggtacatggcgtatgtgcgtagattgtagagctataaacaatattactattcgatatcgtcatactattccccgtttagaggatatgctagatgaattgagtggtgctgctgtgttctctaaaattgatttgcgtagtggttatcatcaaattaggatgaaagaaggggatgaatggaaaacagcctttaaaacaaaatttggtttatatgagtggttagtaatgccttttggtttaactaatgcacctagcactttcatgagactgatgaaccatgttttgcgtgaatgtattggaaagtttgtggttgtgtactttgatgatatattaatctacagccgcaatgaatctgatcatactatacatattcgacatgttttgcaagtgttgcgtgataatcaactctatggtaatcttgagaagtgcacattttgcaaagataaggtcatatttcttggttatgttgtctctaagcatggagtagaagtagatgtgtctaaaattgaagctattcgaaattggcctactcccatgaatgtgagtcaagttagaagttttcatggtctagctgggttttatagacatttgtgcccaactttagtactattgctgcacctttgaatgatttaactaaaaagggtgttgtctttaaGTGGGGCGCGGCCCAAGATCATgcatttgatgaactgaaacgattgttaacttctgcaccgttgcttgcacttcctgatttcaataagcaatttgagattgaatgtgatgctagtggtattggaattggtggtgtgttgatgcaagagggtcgcccaattgcatatttttctgagaaactttctggtgctaagttgaattatcctatatatgataaagaattgtatgctttaattagggttcttgaggtttggcaacattatttgtggccaaaagaatttatcatacattctgatcatgaagctttgaaatatctgaaagcccaatctactttgcataagtgtcttgctaagtgggttgagttcattgagtcttttccatacattattaagcataagaagggaaaagataatattgttgctgatgctttgtctaggaagaatatgctattaactcaacttgatgttaaaactcCTGGactagagatactatgtgatttgtatgccactgatcatgattttgctgaaccatatcgcttatgtgctattggtaaagcatgggaaaaatatcacatacatgatggattcttgtttagagctaacaaactatgtgttccagaatcgtctgtgcgtttgctcttgttgcaggaatcacatactggaggtttgatgggtcactttgggcgtgagaagacgctactcatgctagctgaccacttttattggccaaagttgaggcaggacgtggacaggtatgtgaagaggtgcattacttgcaataaGTCCAAgtacaagctgaagcctcacggttggtatactgtagacagtgttgggcctccaagagcagaggtttgtagaacagcagcaagttttcccttaagtggatcacccaaggtttatcgaactcagggaggaagaggtcaaagatatccctctcatgcaaccctgcaaccacaaagcaagaagtctcttgtgtccccaacacacctaataggtgcactagttcggcgaagagatagtgaaatacaggtggtatgaataagtagtagcaacggcaccagaaaagtgctttgcccaggacagtaaacaagcagtagtaacgcagcagtagtaacgcagtaaaacagtaaacaagcagcgatagcagtatttaggaacaaggcctagggatcatattttcactagtggacactctcaacattgatcacataacagaataaatagatagatgctagactctacactcttttgttgaatgatgaacaccactaactgtgtaggattacacgaaccctcaatgccggagttaacaagctccacaatattcaatgttcatatttaaataaccttagagtgcatgacagatcaacacaactaaaccaagtactaacatagcatgcacactgtcaccttcacgctacgaaaggaggcatagatcacatcaataccatcatagcaatagttaacttcataatctacaagagatcataatcatagcctacgccaagtactaacacggatgcacacactgtcaccattacaccgtgcaggaggaataaactactttaataacatcactagagtagcacatagataaattgtgatacaaaacacattgcaatcataacgagatataaataagcacttcactacgccatccataacagtgaataagtattctgtgaaatatagcctaagagacccacacggtgcacacactgtcacctttacacacgtgggacaaggagtcttcggagatcacataagtaaaactcacttgactagcataacgacatctagattacaagcatcatcaaatgaatctcaatcatgtaaggcagctcatgagattattgtattgaagtacataggagagagatgaaccacatagctaccggtacagccccgagcctcgatggagaactactccctcctcatgggagacagcagcgttgatggagatggcggtggtgtcgatggaggagccttccgggggcacttcctcgtcccggcagcgtgccggaacagagagtcctgtcccccagatcttggcttcgcgatggcggcggctctggaaggtttctcgtacagtggctttttcgtatcgaggttttaggtccaggggctttatataggcgaagaggcggcgtcaggaggtcgaaggggcgccgacactataggggggcgcggcccccccttggccgtgccggcctagggtttggtgggcctgtgccccctctctggcggttctcgtgtgttctggatgcttccgggcaaaataggaacctgggcgttgatttcgtccgattccgagaatatttctttactaggatttctgaaaccaaaaacagcagaaaacagcaactggcccttcggcatctcgtcaataggttagttccagaaaacgcataaatatgacataaaatgtgcatataacatgtagatatcatcaataatgtggcatggaacataagaaattatcgatacgtcggagacgtatcagcatccccaagcttagtttctgctcgtcccgagcaggtaaacgataccaaagataatttctggagtgacatgccatcataaatttgatcataatattgtaaacacatgtaatgaatgcagcaatccaaaacaatggtaatgacatgagtaaacaactgaatcataaagcaaagacttttcatgaatagtactttcaagacaagcatcaattagtcttgcataagagttaactcataaagcaataattcatagtagaagcatttgaagcaacacaaaggaagattaagtttcagcggttgctttcaacttgtaacatgtatatctcatggatattgtcaatgtaaagtaatataacaagtgcaatatgcaagtatgtaggaatcaatgcacagttcacacaagtgtttgcttcttgagatggagagaaataggtgaactgactcaacaataaaagtaaaagaatggtccttcaaagaggaaagcatcgattgctatatttgtgctagagctttggttttgaaaacatatagagagcataaaagtaaagttttgagaggtgtatgttgttgtcaacgaatggtagcgggtactctaacccccttgccagacaaaccttcaaagagcggctcccattttattttatttttgggtggcactccttccaacctttctttcacaaaccatggctaaccgaatcctcgggtgcctgccaacaatctcataccatgaaggagtgcctttttattttatttttattatgatgacactcctccccacctttgctttctcaagccatggctaaccgaatccttcgggtgccgtccaacaatcacataccatggaggagtgtctatttttattaattaatttgggactgggaatcccattgccagctctttttgcaaaattattggataagaggatgaagccactagtccattggtgaaagttgcccaacaagattgaaagataaacaccacatacttcctcatgagctatgaaacattgacacaaatcagaggtgataaattttgaattgtttaaaggtagcactcaagcaatttactttggaatggcggagaaataccatgtagtaggtaggtatggtggacacaaatggcatagtggttggctcaagtatttggatgcatgagaagtattccctctcgatacaaggtttaggctagcaaggttgtttgaagcgaacacaaggatgaagcggtgcagcaaaacttacataaaagacatattgaaaacattataagactctacaccgtcttccttgttgttcaaactcaatactagaaattatctagaccttagagagaccaattatgcaaaccaaattttagcaagctctatgtattcttcactaataggtgcaaagtatatgatgcaagagcttaaacatgagcacaacaattgccaagtatcacattatccaagacattatagcaattactacatgtagcattttccaattccaaccatataacaatttaacgaagaagaaactttgccatgaacattaagagctaagaacacatgtgttcatatgaaccagcggagcgtgtctctctcccacacaagcatttattcaaacaaaaacaaaaaacaaaagcacacagacgctccaagtaaagtacataagatgtgaccgaataaaaatatagtttcaagagaaggaacctgataatttgtcgatgaagaaggggatgccttgggcatccccaagcttagatgcttgagtcttcttgaaatatgcagggatgaaccaccggggcatccccaagcttagacttttcactcttcttgatcacattgtatcatcctcctctcttgacccttgaaaacttccttcacaccaaactcaaaacaactcattagagggttagtgcacaatcaaaatatacatgttcagaggtgacataatcattcttaacacttctggacattgcacaaagctactgaaagtcaatggaatcgaaatatccatcgaacataacaaaactggcaatgcgaaataaaaggcagaatctgtcaaaaacagaacagttcgtattgacgaattttattggggcaccatacttgctcaaatgaaaatgctcaaattgaatgaaagctgcgtacatatctgaggattactcacgtaaattggcataattttttgagttatctatagagaatttttcccagatttgtgacagcaaagaaatctgtttctgcgcagtaatccaaatctagtatgaactttactatcaacgactttacttggcacaataaaacactaaactaagataaggagaggttgctacagtagtaaacaacttccaagacacaaaaataaaacgaggtactgtagcaaattaacacatgggttatctcccaagaagttctttctttatagccattaagatgggctcagcagttttaatgatgcactcggaagaaatagtatttgaagcaaaagagagcatcaagaggcaaattgaaaacacatttaagtctaacatgcttcctatggaaaggaatcttgtacacaaatgaattcatgaagaacaaagtgacaagcataagcggataaaacacgagtaacttcaagattctcaacataaagaggggaaacttaatattattaagatgcatacaaccatatttccctctctcataataactttcagtagcatcattgatgaaatccacaatatacccatcacttaagacattcttatcatggttcatatgcatagtagtatcattaaatttggcataagaagagttattctcattaatagtaattggagcaagattattatcaagaatttgaacatggtaaacaagttgcatattaa
Coding sequences within it:
- the LOC127339513 gene encoding zinc finger BED domain-containing protein RICESLEEPER 2-like; this translates as MLDKEQIRQLTIAKEDMREEPASEGVAEGETASKKLPLRKNKDKRSELVQVKKEKQLGSSHKTQLPVVAEEPKEDVREELNKEKLHLLDVAEEEVAPEWHASYSVRLRKHHLRRIYKGSVLLDAEVNRLLLYDIDESFIDEYYLKEGEMIYPGATFSCPCHKVEIGERVFQSKEDIPLPTNNATRTKEERRDEKNRKRLKRKRPDDNLERTSNLKKVNKKMMISPQAKLLRSSIGRFARVASLRKGMSPQAQQRKLESPSVPNVTVHFPSPNLPRAKANSSRFRPRKLKSRIWKEFIPIYEDGKLAEGQCKHCNEVFPASKASGTNHIHRHLQKCLTRSSMHEMVAKLRATTSSPHVSLVDDWNFSQKESRRALSNMIVQHGLPFSIVEYSGFIKFVKCLNPMFKMVSRTTIKEDCLDSYKEQRALLRDVLKNCGARVSLTADMWTSNQRLGFLCVTYHFIDNTWKMQKRILRFCMMETPHNGFRMYNAMLKSLQYWNIEDKICSITLDNASVNGKMMEHLKENLTKKQMLICGGELFHVRCGAHVLNLIVQDGLSVMKGSIDNIRDSVKYVKSSQSREELFEDIVQQLGIICEKEPSLDIVTRWNSTYLMIDSALPYKEAFYELVEQDRQFKYAPSADDWKMAEAIRSLLKVFFEATKVVSGCSYPTSNRYFHEMWGIKLLLEKHANNKEKVIASMVSEMQKKFNKYWKESYLANCIPVILDPRYKFEFVKFRIRQAFGDNAAEHLEKVDMTMKSLFKDYSLGESFVDPSEEVDVDEVAEIDNPLADWEAHLRVQKKQATNELDRYLSEDLYPQEKDFDILGWWKLHSPKYPVLSCIARDVLAIQASTVASESSFSAGGRTISDQRNRLKSDTVEALICLQDWLKADDPKTTNKDVEEEEYLVFYQESECHEETEPTDN